One Polynucleobacter necessarius genomic window, TTGGCCAGGTCATACATCAAGGCTAAATCACCTTCAATGACAGGCAATATACCGGGTCGGAGTACCTTAATGGCAACTGCTTTTTGCGTCCACTCAGGATGTTTTTCATTACCACGGAGCACCCCAAAATGCACTTGCGCCACAGAAGCGCTTGCGACCGGCGTAGCATCAAAACTAATAAACACTTCTTCAATCGACTGACCCAGAGCTTCTTCAATAAGTCGGCGTGATTCTGCATTGGAAAACGGCGGTACCTGATCCTGCAACTTCGCTAACTCGTTCGCAATATCTTCAGGCAATAAGTCACGACGGGTTGAGAGTACTTGTCCAAACTTAACAAAAATTGGGCCAAGCGCTTCAAGCGTCAAACGTATGCGTTCACCCCTCGGCAGATTCCCACCCGGAGAAGTCCAACAAACAATCGTTAGCGCACCTCGACCGATGCCAGGCTTTAAAACATCTCGCAATAACGGCAGAAGACCAAAACGCCATGCCGTAAAGAAAATAAAACAAAGACGGGCAATTCTGCGCACGATTTAGTTAGCCCTTTTTTGAATAAATTGAATGCGCTTCTCCAAGCGATCTACCGCCTCACGTACGTTATTAAGCTCGACTTTATGGGCTAAAAAATCACGTTTGTTTAAAAGCACTTTTCTCTCTTCGCTAACGTACTCAACGACATTGTCCAACAAATCCAATGCGGCTAAACGCGAAGCAGAAACGACTTTTTTACCCTGTCGAACAGCAAAATGAGCTAGTGCATCGCCGATAAATTCCGCCAAATCCTCTTCATAATCCCAACGTAGCTGACCAACTAAACGGCCAATTAATTGAGCCAACTCAGCATCGCCCGTAATTTTGACAGCTTTAAATGCCTGCTCTTTTAGCTTTCCTGAAGGGATGGTGAATCCACCCAGTGCCTTTGCAGAGATCTCCAGAGCAAGCGAGGGGGTTTCCAATTCATTTAATGACTCTAAATACCCTGAGGGAGTAATCGCAAAACAGAGGTGTCCGAATGGGGTCTGCACTAAAACCGTTTTCCCCGTGTGCTTTACTAACTCAGCGCACGCCCAAGGCTCGCGCCCCAAGACATGATTTATCCCACGGCAAACCGCACTTGCGGCAATTGAATGGGTAGATGTTGTCAGTGTGTTCATAAGTATAAAAAACCCGCACTAAGGCGGGTTTTCCAACGGAAATTACCTAGAGCTTAAACCAACTGAGAGATACCTGCTAGTACCCAGCCTCCTGGGCCATCCACAGGCTTACTCAGATTCCAAATTTCAGAGAAATCGCTAGCCGGCGCATTTTGCTGTTCACGAATTGCTCCGCTAAACCGTACGCTACAGAAATAGTGCGCATTTGCAGTCTCAATTCCCAACAAGCGAGCATTAATAGCAACCACATCGGTTTGATTTGGGCTTTCAGCACGTCCCGCTAAATCCTGTTGAATTGTGGAAAACATTTCAGGCGTAGTGAATTCTTGCAGAGATACTAAGTCACCTTGATCCCATGCTTTTTGTAAGACTATAAAATACTGCTTTGCATTTTCCAAAAAAGTTCGCTCATCAAATCCAGGGGGCATCGTGGATTGAAATGTCTCAGGCTCTACACCTACTCCAGCAAAAGCATTTGCAGCAAGAGTAGAAGCCGGCTCTTGTCTGACACCAGAGTCAATGTTGGCGCGCTGCATACCAGCGGAAGGAACATTGGAACGTTGTCCAGCGCTCGACATTGCTGGCAATAGTCTGCGAATTAAAAAGATGATGACAAAACCTGCCAGCATTGCAATTAATAGACCGGTCATGAAAGACGCTGCAGCTTCACCCAATCCAAAGTGAGACAACAGATAGCCAATGCCTAAGCCTGCAGCTAATCCACCCAGAATTCCGCCCATACCCCCAAAGCGACTAGGCGCAGGAGCTTGAGGCGGCTGAGGTGCTGCAGCTGGAGCGGTGGGTTGAGCCTGTTGAGCAGGTTTTTGTGCAGGAGTGGCCTGCTTGTGTATTGGTGCACCAGGAGCTCTACCAATATTTTTACCCCAACCAAGACGAGCAGCTTCAACTGAACCAACCGTCGCGAATATTAACGTTAAGCTTACTAAAGCAGCTTTTAAAAAATGTTTGTTCATTTCTTTTACCTCTCTTTACTCTTCTAATAACAACTTTGTTGTTTACGTTTAAGAGCGTAAAAACTATACAACTATCAGTATTTAATAC contains:
- a CDS encoding SCP2 domain-containing protein, which produces MNTLTTSTHSIAASAVCRGINHVLGREPWACAELVKHTGKTVLVQTPFGHLCFAITPSGYLESLNELETPSLALEISAKALGGFTIPSGKLKEQAFKAVKITGDAELAQLIGRLVGQLRWDYEEDLAEFIGDALAHFAVRQGKKVVSASRLAALDLLDNVVEYVSEERKVLLNKRDFLAHKVELNNVREAVDRLEKRIQFIQKRAN
- a CDS encoding Tim44 domain-containing protein, giving the protein MNKHFLKAALVSLTLIFATVGSVEAARLGWGKNIGRAPGAPIHKQATPAQKPAQQAQPTAPAAAPQPPQAPAPSRFGGMGGILGGLAAGLGIGYLLSHFGLGEAAASFMTGLLIAMLAGFVIIFLIRRLLPAMSSAGQRSNVPSAGMQRANIDSGVRQEPASTLAANAFAGVGVEPETFQSTMPPGFDERTFLENAKQYFIVLQKAWDQGDLVSLQEFTTPEMFSTIQQDLAGRAESPNQTDVVAINARLLGIETANAHYFCSVRFSGAIREQQNAPASDFSEIWNLSKPVDGPGGWVLAGISQLV